The Mycolicibacterium duvalii DNA window GACGCATTACCGCCATGCCGGCGTCGCCACCGGCGTGGCAACACTGTTCGACGAGACGGGACCCATCGGCAGCGGCATGGCAACGGCGCTGACGAACCCCGGTTTCACCGTCCCGCCGTCGATGGTGTCGAACTGAGTGGTCGGCTGGACGGAGGTAGTCAAGTGACCACTTGACAAGCAATCTGCGGATCTGTAACTTGCGTCACACCGCACCAATGAGGACCGGGAGGCCGGATGGCGGTTGGCTTCGGCCTGCCCGGCATCGAGATTAACTCGGTTTCCACGCCGCGAACCACAATCCGCGGCGTTATATCGGTAGGGCCTTCGTCAATCGCTACGCGATGCCTGGCGCCGGCATCTCATTCGGGTAACCGAACCCGGCGGGTCGGGCAGTTCCGACACTGAAAGCGAGGTATCAACATGGGCAATGGACTTGATGGCAAAGTCGCCTTCATCACCGGTGCGGCACGCGGCCAAGGCCGTTCGCACGCGGTGCGATTCGCCGAAGAGGGCGCCGACATCATCGCTGTCGATCTCTGCGAGCAGATCGACAGCGTCATTTATCCGATGGCCACCCCCGCGGACCTGGAAGAGACCGTCCACCTCGTCGAGAAGACCGGTCGCCGCATCGTCGCGGAACAGGCCGATGTCAGGGACTACGATCGGCTGAAGGCCGTCGTCGCCAACGGGGTGGCCGAATTCGGCCGACTGGACTTCGTTTTGGCCAACGCGGGCATCATGCCGACCCTCGGCGAGCCGTCAAACGAGATTTCTGCCTATCTCGACGCGGTCAACGTCATGCTCAACGGCGTGCACTTCACGGTCGAAGCGGCGCTGCCCGCGCTGTTGGACAACGCCGAGGGTGGCGCCATCGTCATCACCAGCTCGTCGGCCGGCCTGAAGGCCGGCGGCGTCCGGCTCAGCACCATGAGTCACGGTACGGCCGGGTATGCCGCCGCCAAGCACGGTGTCGTCGGACTGATGAGGTACTATGCGAATGCACTGGCCGAGAAGAACATCCGCGTCAATACCGTGCACCCCACCGGCGTCGCCACCCCGATGGTGGTCAACGAGCAGTTCATGCAGTACGCGGTGGAGCATCCCGAATTCGGCGAGACGATGCAGAATCTCCTGCCCAATGCTCCAGTCATCGAACCCACCGACATCACCGAAGCCATGGTCTACCTGTGCGGCACCTCGGGCCGCTACATCACCGGGATCACCCACACGGTCGACGCCGGTCTTGTCGTGAAATGACCACCCAACGAGGAGAACACCTGTGACCAAACCGCTGGACGGCATCAAAGTGCTCGACTTCTCCGAGCACGGCTACGTGCCATCGGCCGCGGCAGCGCTCGGCGACTTCGGGGCCGACGTCATCAAGATCGAGCGACCCGGCGGCGATGCCATGCGCAGCATCATCAGCCGCGGCATCGTGCCCACCCGCGACGGTTACGACTACCTCTTCGAGATCTGCAACAGAAACAAGCGCGGCATCTGTCTGGACGTTGAAAGCGCCGACGGCCGTGAGGTATTCGAACGGCTGGTCCGGTGGGCCGAGGTCTACATCACCAATCAGCTTCCCCGGGTACGCCGCAAACTGCGCACGGATGTGGCCGACCTGATGGCGATCAATCCCAGGCTCGTCTACGCCAAGGGCCACGGTCAGGGCCAGCGCGGGAATGACGCCGAGGTCGGCGGATACGACGGGGTGTCCTACTGGGCGCGGGGAGGGGTCGCGGATGTCCTGACCGCGCCGGATGCCACCGCCCCCGCACAGCAACGGCCCGCACTCGGCGACATCCCCAGCGGGATGTTCCTCGCCGGCGGGGTGTGCGCCGGCCTGGTGCACGTGTTACGCACGGGCAAGGGCACCGTCGTCGACGGCTCGCTTCTGGCGAGCGCGACGTGGACGTTGGCGCCCGACCTTGCCTACAGCTCGTTGACCGACGAAAAACTTCCGGTGCCTTCCCCGGACGTGATGACACCGCTGATGCGGCAGTACCGGACTGCCGACGGGTACTGGATCGCGTTGATGATGATCGACGAGGGCCGCTACTGGGACCCGCTGTGCGCCGCCCTGGGGTTGCATGAATTCGCCGAGCACGGTGCCGACGCGGACTCGAGGAGGGCGGTGTGGCCGCGCCTGGCCGATCGCCTGGAGACGGTCATGAGCACACTGGACCGCGACAGTATCGCTGCCCGGCTGCGGACTCATGACTGCATCTTCTCGTTCTACTCCACGCCCACCGACGTTCTCGCCGATGACGCCGTGAACGACAACGGCTATCTGATGCCGCACCCAGCCAATCCCGATCTCCGACTGGCGGCCGCACCCGTTCAGTTCGACGACGCGTGGCCTGCGATCCGCAGCGCGGGTCCGGCCCTCGGCGAACATTCTCGACAGATCCTGAACGAGATCGGCTACGCCGCATCCGACATCGAGCGTCTGTGTAACGAGCACGTGATCGGCGGATGACGCCTCACCCATGGTGGGGGTTGCCCGGGGCTCAGCCAGGTCTGCGAAGGCCGTAGTGAATGAATGTCGCAAGCTCGTCGACGATGCGGTCGCGGTCGGGCACCGCTACGCCGTCCGGGTAGGCGCCGGGCAGGAAGGCCGCGCTAGTACCGATCAGAATCATGATCAAACGCAGCAAGATAGCCGGATCATTGTCGCGAAAACCATTGCGTCCCAGATAGTCCGCGAACATCGGGGCAAGTGGCTCGTACATCTGACCGGCCAGTTCGCGCACCGCGAGATCATCGATGCCCGCGGGACCGCTGATGAGCACCTGCATCATGGTCATCGCCACGGTCCGGTTCTCATAGACCAGGTCGAAGAGTTGACCGACGAAGTTTACGAACCGCTCGTGATCATTGTCGGCCCAGGTGCCCTGGGCGGCCTCCCACCGTGGCGTGACCGACTGCAGCAGTTCGACGATCGGGCGAACGACCGCCTCCTGAAGCAAGGCGTTTTTTGAGCCGAAGTACCGAAAGATCAGGTCCTCGGACACCTCTGCGCGATCGGCGATCTGTCGCGTTGTCGTCGCAAACGGCCCCCGTTCGGCGAACAGTTCCTGGGCCGCGTCGAGTAACAGTGCCGACGCGGTGCCACGGCGGACCCGGGGCCCGGTCCGCGGCGCATGCCGGCCGGCCTCTCGCTTGGTCGATGCCATGGCCAGCATGGTAACGGCAACCATCGCTGGAAAATCGAACCTCAGTCGTAGGGCGTCATCGGTGGCGATGCCCCCCAGGTGGGTCAGATCTGAAGCGGGTAACCGCCCGACACCATCAACGTGTCCCCGGTGATGAACTTGGCTTCGTCGGAACAGAAGAAGAACAACGCACCGACGAGATCGTTCATCTCGCCCTGCCGTTTGATGAGCTGGTTGGAATTGATGAACTCGTCGATGAGCCCGGCGGGCAGCTCTTGGAGCGCCTGTGGTGATGCCATCAGGCCAGGCGTCAGACTGCAGACGCGGATACCGTCGGCAGCCAGCTCCTCAGCCAGGCCGACAGTGAGCCCGCGCACGGCGAGTTTGGAGATCGCGTAGGGGGTGCTACCCCGGTAGCCGGCGATCGACGAGATGTTGACGATGACTCCCCCACCGCGCGCCCGGAGCAGCGGCCCGAAGAACTCGGCACAATTCACGATCCCGATCACGTTGACGTCGAACAGACTTCGCCATTTGGTTCGCGGCAAGACGGTCAGCGGGACGTTGTATTCCATCAGATGTTTACCGGCGTTGTTGACCAGGATGTCGATGCCACCGAACCGCTCGTCGACCAACTGCGCGGCCTGCTGAACGGAAGTCTCGTCACCGACATCGCACGTCACTGCGAAAGCTTCACCGGTGCCACGGTCGTTGATCTCGGCGGCGACCCGCCGGGCACCATCCGCATTGATGTCGGCGATGACCACACCGTCGGCACCTTCGTCGATGAACCGGTGCGCGAACGTTTCGCCGAATCCCTGCGCTGCACCCGTGATACATACGGTCTTGCCCGCGAAACGGCTTTCGGCGCTCAGGTGATGGCTCCTTCGATCTTCAGCTCGATCAGGTCATGATCGCCAATTCCCAATTCCCGCAACACCTCATCGGTGTGTTCGGCGAACATCGGCGCCCGGGTGAGGTGAGCGGCGGCCTCGTCAAATTTCACCGGATTGGCCACCAACCGCTGCTTGTTGCCCTGCGCATCGACGACATCGGCGATGCGGCCGTTGGCGATCAGCGATTCATCGTTGGCGGCCTCCCAGGCGTCCTGCACCGGAGCCCACTGGCCGCCGGACAGGTTGAGGAGCCGCTTGCACTCCTCGAACGTCCGCGAACCGATCGCGTGCACGATCAGCAGGGTGGCCTCCTCGGCGTGCGCCGCCAGTGACTCCAGCGAGGCGAACCTCTCGTCGTCGGCCGCGTCCTCCATGCCGAACAGCCGGCATACCGGCGACCAGTATCGGGTCGGTTGCAGCATCGACAACTGGATGAACCGTCCGTCCGAGCACCGATAGGCACCGACGAGCGGGTTGCCGAGTACCTGACCGCGGTGGTCCATTTTGGGTAGCGGGCAGTCGTACAACATCGCCAGGTTGAGGTTGAACTGGTTGGCCCATGCCCCCACCGCCAGCAGGGATACGTCGATCACCGAGGTCTGGCCGGTAGCCTGCCTGCCGTACAACGCCGCGGCTACCGCGCCCGCGATGGTGATGCCGCCCATATTGTCGCCATACCCTCCGGCAGGCATGCCGGTCGGCGCTTCGCAGTCGGTCGGCGACACCCCGTCGGCACTGCCCGAACGCGCCCAGAACGCCGTCACATCGTGCGCGCCGGTGTCCCGGTCCGGGCCCTCGCTGCCGAAACCGCTGCCCGCGACGTAGACGATCGATGGGTTGATTCGGCGGATTTCGTCGAGGTCGATCCGGAGTTTGTCCCGCGCCTGCGGGAGATAGTTGGTCAGGAAGACATCGCTACGGCGGACGAGTTCCTCGAACACCGGGCGCGACTGGTTGAGGGCGAGCGACAGGCCCACGCTGCGTTTGCCACGGTTCGGCGCCTCCATCAGGGGCGCGAACGCGACGCCCGGCGTCTTCGCCGAACGTCCCGCAACGGTCACCAACCCCCGTTGCGCATCGCCGGTCACGGGATTCTCGATCTTGATGACGTCGGCACCCCAGTCGGCGAGCACCGCGCCCGCCGAAGGCACGAACGTGAATTGCGCTACTTCGAGGACGCGCACACCGGTCATCGGTTTCTGCATTTACCCACATCCATCCTCGGGGCCAGGGCTGAGCATGCCGAAGCACATCGCAATGCGCCTCTTGATCATTATTGATTCACTTGTGAGATTCATTGGGGTGACAGTATCGGGGCAGGCTTTCGCGTGCCGTCGAGATCCAAATCACACCAGACATAGGTTACTAGGTATACAACGTTGACCGGAAGCCGCCGACGCACAAATATGTCGGCCGCATCTTGAACCACAAGCACGACTTTTGTGTGGTTCACGGCACACGCCAAGGTCAGCTGTGGCTTCGAGTCAAGGTTTGTCGGCACCGCAGGGATCGCGACAATGACGGGCACGTCGCAGCGGACGAGTTCGGGCCGTGCCGCGCCTTGGGGCGCCGATGCGCCCGTCGGCGAGGAACAGGCGCGGGAGCGACTGCTGGCCGCCGCCGAAGCCTGTTACGCCGAGCGCGGACCTGCCCGCACCCGAATGAGCGATATCGCACAGAAGGCCGGCGTTCATCGCCGCACCGTCTACGACTACTTCCCCACCAAAGACGCGCTGTTGGCCGCATCGTTCTTGCGTGCAGTCAAGGCGGTGCTCGACGCCGCCGAAGCTCATTGGGCCACCGACGAACCTTTCCTGGACCGACTCGTCAACGCGACGGTGGTCGGACTGGCGGCGGCTCGGAGCTCACCGGCCATGGCGCTGTTGGTCGGCACCGAAGACTTCGGGCGAACCCTTCGCGCGGCTGAGGCCTCCGAGGTCTGGGGCCGGCGTCTCGCGGAGGTACTCGGCCGACGCCTGGAAGTCGCCGTGGCGTCCGGTGAGGTCCGCCAAGACCTGACGGTCGACACCATGGCGCGCTGGGTAACCCGCATCGGGTTCAGCCTGATCGCCGAACCCGGCCGGGCCGAGGACGGCGGCGACGAAGGACTCATCCGCGCCTTTCTGCCCGCCTGCCTCGCTCCCCCGGCGGGCTCAGTCTCTTGAACATATTGAACAAGTATCGCACTATCTGATCAGTCTCGGCTATGGTTGCGCAATGGCGATCGAGGTACTGAAATCGGGGCGGACGTACGCAGGGCTCGGCTGGTTCATGGCGTTCGACGCCGCGATCTACGCCGTCCCACTGCCGTTCGTCACCGAAGGACTGGACAAGGTGGAGTTCCCGGCGCGCTATCGGTGGATCTTCCCGCCGATCAAGGCGGCCGCGGCAGTGGGATTGTTGTCGGCCCGACGTTTTCCGGCGCTGGGGCGGCTGACCACCGCCATGCTCACGCTCTATTTCGCCTTGGCCGTCGGCTCCCATATTCGCGCCCGCGACATCAGCAGCAGCATGGGTGCCGCTGGAACGTTCTTGGGTATCTTCGCGACGATGACTGCGCTGGGCCCGCCGCGTGACGACGACCGGCAGTCGTGACAACCAGCCCGACGCAGTGGCCCCTCGTACGCCGCCCTACCACGGAGTCCCGATGACCGAAGAAGATCTTGTTCACTACAGCGCGACCAATGGTGTCGCACTCATCACCGTCAACGACCCGGACCGTCGGAATGCGGTCAACGACTCCATGTCCGCGCAGTTGCGCTCGGCGGTGGAACGGGCCGAAGCCGATTCAGGCGTGCACGCCCTGGTGGTCACCGGAGCGGGCAAGGCGTTCTGTGCCGGTGCCGACCTGAGCGCGCTGGGTTCGGCCGCGGAGGAAGGTCTGCTGCGGCTGTACGACGGCTTCATGGCACTGGCCAACTGCACGCTACCGACCATCGCAGCGGTCAACGGCGCCGCCGTCGGGGCCGGCCTCAACCTTGCGCTGGCCGCCGATGTCCGCATCGCCGGGCCGAAAGCCGTGTTCGACACCCGGTTTCAGAAGCTGGGCCTGCATCCGGGTGGGGGCTGCACGTGGATGTTCGACCGCGCTGCGGGAACCCAGGTAGCCCGGGCGGCACTCCTGTTCGGTATGTCGTTCGACGCCGAGGCGGCGGTTCGCCACGGCTTGGCTCTTCGGGTGGCCGACGACCCGGTCGCGGACGCACTCGAACTGGCCGCCGGGCCCGCCGCTGCTCCGCGCGAGGTGATACTGGCCACCAAGGCGTCGATGCGCGCGACCGCCAATCCGGGTCAGGTGGACATCGATCAGCACGCGCTTGCCAAGCAGATCGAGCTCAAGCCGCAGGCCCGTTCGATCCGGTCACCCGAATTCGCACAGCGGCTGGCCGCCGCTCAGCGGCGGTAGCCCCGGCGCAGCCTTAGGCGCGGGTGTCGATACCGAGTTCCTCGGAGGTGTCCCGAGCGATCCCCGCGTCCGGCAGGTAGGAGAAGTCCCCGTCGCGCTGCCTCGCCGCCAGCTGCTGGTAAACCTTGCGGTAACGCAGTCCCGCCTTGTCGAAGCGTGAGCTGAGGTCCTGCTGATCGTGTCTCCGGGCTCCCACGTACTTTGCATTCTGCTTGCGGATGGCCCAATTATCCTGCCGCCCCACGGGATGTGCCGACAGCGGGAACACCGCCCGGGCAAAACCGGGCATGTAGCGAGGATTGAAGAGCGCAGGCACCCGGCACCGGGTACGCGATTCCGGGTTGGTCGGGTGGATCATCGGCATCGACATCCCCGGATTGAAATCGCCATGCAGAACACATAATCCGCTGCGGACGTAGGTGATCGTGACGGCACGGACGTTCTGCGTCTTGGCTCCCCCGGCGAGCGCCTTCTGCATCTGCGGGATGGGCCGGCCGTGGGCGGTCCGGATCATGGTGACGGTCTCCGAGGTCGAGTACACGTCGATGACATCGTCTTCGGACAGGGCGTCCCCGGTCAGCTTGGAATGCAGGAAATCCGCGTGCGTCAGGTCGAGCAGGTTCTCGCACACCAGCTCATAGGTGCAGTCGTACACCACCGTTGCCTGGAACCGGCGCGGTAAGCCCTCGACCGGGGTGTGCGGAATGCAGGGCAGGAACTCTGCCGACGCGTTGAGCGGATCGCCGTACCAGACCCAGGCATATCCGTAGCGCTCGATGAGCGGATAGTGACCGGTGGCATCCAGGAACGCCGAACCCGGACGCGCGGTCGCCGGGGTACCCGGGGTGGCGTCGGTGGCCCGCAGCACGCCGGAGCCGTCCCGGTAGAAGATGACGGGTTCGCCGTGTAGCGCTCGAGCGACGGGTCGGCGCTTCACCTGGTTGGCGTGCACCAGCGGGAACCATGCGTCGCGCAAGGCGATGGCGCCCGGCCGGAATTCCTTCGGCGCACCACCGAGGCTTTCGATCGTCTCCGTCAC harbors:
- a CDS encoding mycofactocin-coupled SDR family oxidoreductase, which codes for MGNGLDGKVAFITGAARGQGRSHAVRFAEEGADIIAVDLCEQIDSVIYPMATPADLEETVHLVEKTGRRIVAEQADVRDYDRLKAVVANGVAEFGRLDFVLANAGIMPTLGEPSNEISAYLDAVNVMLNGVHFTVEAALPALLDNAEGGAIVITSSSAGLKAGGVRLSTMSHGTAGYAAAKHGVVGLMRYYANALAEKNIRVNTVHPTGVATPMVVNEQFMQYAVEHPEFGETMQNLLPNAPVIEPTDITEAMVYLCGTSGRYITGITHTVDAGLVVK
- a CDS encoding CaiB/BaiF CoA transferase family protein produces the protein MTKPLDGIKVLDFSEHGYVPSAAAALGDFGADVIKIERPGGDAMRSIISRGIVPTRDGYDYLFEICNRNKRGICLDVESADGREVFERLVRWAEVYITNQLPRVRRKLRTDVADLMAINPRLVYAKGHGQGQRGNDAEVGGYDGVSYWARGGVADVLTAPDATAPAQQRPALGDIPSGMFLAGGVCAGLVHVLRTGKGTVVDGSLLASATWTLAPDLAYSSLTDEKLPVPSPDVMTPLMRQYRTADGYWIALMMIDEGRYWDPLCAALGLHEFAEHGADADSRRAVWPRLADRLETVMSTLDRDSIAARLRTHDCIFSFYSTPTDVLADDAVNDNGYLMPHPANPDLRLAAAPVQFDDAWPAIRSAGPALGEHSRQILNEIGYAASDIERLCNEHVIGG
- a CDS encoding TetR/AcrR family transcriptional regulator, which gives rise to MASTKREAGRHAPRTGPRVRRGTASALLLDAAQELFAERGPFATTTRQIADRAEVSEDLIFRYFGSKNALLQEAVVRPIVELLQSVTPRWEAAQGTWADNDHERFVNFVGQLFDLVYENRTVAMTMMQVLISGPAGIDDLAVRELAGQMYEPLAPMFADYLGRNGFRDNDPAILLRLIMILIGTSAAFLPGAYPDGVAVPDRDRIVDELATFIHYGLRRPG
- a CDS encoding SDR family NAD(P)-dependent oxidoreductase: MSAESRFAGKTVCITGAAQGFGETFAHRFIDEGADGVVIADINADGARRVAAEINDRGTGEAFAVTCDVGDETSVQQAAQLVDERFGGIDILVNNAGKHLMEYNVPLTVLPRTKWRSLFDVNVIGIVNCAEFFGPLLRARGGGVIVNISSIAGYRGSTPYAISKLAVRGLTVGLAEELAADGIRVCSLTPGLMASPQALQELPAGLIDEFINSNQLIKRQGEMNDLVGALFFFCSDEAKFITGDTLMVSGGYPLQI
- a CDS encoding CaiB/BaiF CoA transferase family protein, which gives rise to MQKPMTGVRVLEVAQFTFVPSAGAVLADWGADVIKIENPVTGDAQRGLVTVAGRSAKTPGVAFAPLMEAPNRGKRSVGLSLALNQSRPVFEELVRRSDVFLTNYLPQARDKLRIDLDEIRRINPSIVYVAGSGFGSEGPDRDTGAHDVTAFWARSGSADGVSPTDCEAPTGMPAGGYGDNMGGITIAGAVAAALYGRQATGQTSVIDVSLLAVGAWANQFNLNLAMLYDCPLPKMDHRGQVLGNPLVGAYRCSDGRFIQLSMLQPTRYWSPVCRLFGMEDAADDERFASLESLAAHAEEATLLIVHAIGSRTFEECKRLLNLSGGQWAPVQDAWEAANDESLIANGRIADVVDAQGNKQRLVANPVKFDEAAAHLTRAPMFAEHTDEVLRELGIGDHDLIELKIEGAIT
- a CDS encoding TetR/AcrR family transcriptional regulator, which translates into the protein MTGTSQRTSSGRAAPWGADAPVGEEQARERLLAAAEACYAERGPARTRMSDIAQKAGVHRRTVYDYFPTKDALLAASFLRAVKAVLDAAEAHWATDEPFLDRLVNATVVGLAAARSSPAMALLVGTEDFGRTLRAAEASEVWGRRLAEVLGRRLEVAVASGEVRQDLTVDTMARWVTRIGFSLIAEPGRAEDGGDEGLIRAFLPACLAPPAGSVS
- a CDS encoding DoxX family protein, with the protein product MEVLKSGRTYAGLGWFMAFDAAIYAVPLPFVTEGLDKVEFPARYRWIFPPIKAAAAVGLLSARRFPALGRLTTAMLTLYFALAVGSHIRARDISSSMGAAGTFLGIFATMTALGPPRDDDRQS
- a CDS encoding enoyl-CoA hydratase encodes the protein MTEEDLVHYSATNGVALITVNDPDRRNAVNDSMSAQLRSAVERAEADSGVHALVVTGAGKAFCAGADLSALGSAAEEGLLRLYDGFMALANCTLPTIAAVNGAAVGAGLNLALAADVRIAGPKAVFDTRFQKLGLHPGGGCTWMFDRAAGTQVARAALLFGMSFDAEAAVRHGLALRVADDPVADALELAAGPAAAPREVILATKASMRATANPGQVDIDQHALAKQIELKPQARSIRSPEFAQRLAAAQRR
- a CDS encoding oxygenase — encoded protein: MTETIESLGGAPKEFRPGAIALRDAWFPLVHANQVKRRPVARALHGEPVIFYRDGSGVLRATDATPGTPATARPGSAFLDATGHYPLIERYGYAWVWYGDPLNASAEFLPCIPHTPVEGLPRRFQATVVYDCTYELVCENLLDLTHADFLHSKLTGDALSEDDVIDVYSTSETVTMIRTAHGRPIPQMQKALAGGAKTQNVRAVTITYVRSGLCVLHGDFNPGMSMPMIHPTNPESRTRCRVPALFNPRYMPGFARAVFPLSAHPVGRQDNWAIRKQNAKYVGARRHDQQDLSSRFDKAGLRYRKVYQQLAARQRDGDFSYLPDAGIARDTSEELGIDTRA